The window AATTGGGGGAACTATGTAAATAATACCTAAAAACAGATTGTACAAATAGTATTGATAAGGAGGTTTTGTTGACTTTTTTCTACTTGTTTTTTTGTTTGATTTTTTGATATAATAATTACTTGCAACACAATGAAGCAAGATATAAAATTTAAAGCATTAATAGATCGTATAGAGGGAGATAAAGCTGTTGTTTTACTGGGAGAAGAAGATGAGGCAACAGTCTATTTTCCTATTCAATTTTTACCTCAAAGCATTAAAGAAGGGGATATTCTTAATTTTAAAATAGCTGTCAAATCGAGAAAGACAAAAGAGGCTAAAGATAAAATTAGGGAGATGATAGAAAAATTAAAAGCAAAAAATTAGAAGTTTCTATGCGTTGGATGATGTTTTTTCTACTCTTATTTTATTCAACCGGATTATCAGAAAATACCAATATAAAAAATGAAGTTCCTAGGCATTTTACGGTAAAAGTCTTAACGACTTCTTATTGGGCACATAAGGGAAGCGATTATGGCTGTTATCGGAGAGTTGCAAAAAATCAAAAACGCATAGGCAATTTTGTCGCGCTTAATTTTCTTCCCGGTGGAAGCATAGTCATGATTCCAGCTCTTTTTAAGACTACAACTTTTGAAGTTGCGGACACCTTTGGAGGTTCAGGCTTTGGATATTTCAAAGGTGAAAAATATTGGAAAGTTGACATCTTGAAAAACAAAAATGAGTGGCACGAAAATATTGATTATCCTATTGATTTATATGTTGTAAAATTCAACGAAAAAGGGCCTGTAAAAAATAAAACAGTAAAAAACAACGCACTTTCTATTTTACAAAAAATCAAAGCAAATAATAAGTGAGGGTAGTTATCTTTTTCTCTTGATATATTCGATAAGCCCGCCGGCATCAATCAGTTTTTGCATGAATTCAGGAAAGGCTTGGGCTTTGTAAATCTTGCCTGTTGTTTTGTTGGTAATATTTCCTTTGGCTAACTCAACCTCAATTTCGTCTCCTTCGTTTATTCCGTCAACAGCTTCAGGAGATTCAAGGATAGGAAGACCTATGTTTATAGCATTGCGATAAAATATCCTAGCAAACGATTTTGCGATAACGGCTGAAACGCCTGATTCTTTTATGGCAATTGGAGCATGTTCACGAGAAGACCCACACCCAAAGTTTTCGCCGCCGACGATAAAATCACCTTTTTGCATTTTATTTATCCATGTAGGATCAGCATCTTCCATGCAATGTTTCGCAAGCTCCGCGGGATCGGAGGTGTTTAAATATCTTGCAGGGATAATTAAATCAGTATCAATATTATCTTTAAATTTCCAAGCTTTGCCTTGCATGCCTTAACTATACCAAAAATCGGATGAAATTTCAAAAAAAATGATAAGAGTGTATGTGGAGTGAGGATACTTGGAGGTAAATAAATGGCTATTTCCCCATCACGGGGTTTTCTTGAATGAAAAAAAAGTTTTCCGATAGTATGAGCTCCGATTATGAACCCCGATTAGGAAATCGGGGTTCATAGACGAACAGAATTCTAGCAGAGTGTTGGAACTTTCCCCAGGTATGAATAATCGGGGTGAAATTTTCTTATTACAAAACAGATAATAATTTATGGCGAAAATAATAAAAAAACCTGCATATACTTGGCCTTCTACATTAAGAATGTGGGCAAGAGGAAGCGGCTCTAAAGCTTTTGGAGTATATTTAAAAGCCTTACGGGATATTACATATTTAACAAATGATGAGCTTGTTGACAAGTTGGCTTTAAAAAAAGAGGCTTTTGAGCGCGGAGATGCTGCAACAGTAGAAAAATTAAGAAATGATATTGTCTCATCATTTTTGCCGTATGTCAGAAATATCGCATTTAGCTTTGAATATTCAGGGGTTCCTATTGGTGATATTATTCAGGAAGGGAACCTCGGTTTAATGAGGGCTGTGGAAAAATACGATCCTGAGAGAGGTATAACCCTTATAACCTATTCTAGATCTTACATTTGGGGAGCGATGATGCGCTTTGTGTATACGGAAAACCTAGCAAAAGATGGGGTTGACAAGCCTTTGTATTTATTGGAATTAGGAAGGGAATTAAGCCGTTTATCGAAAGATTTTTTAATGACAAATGGGAGAGCTCCTGATCATGAAGAACTTGCTGAAATTGTGGATTTGCCATTGAAGACAGTTGATAGAGCTTTGACTTGTAATTCTGGAGCTTTTAATCATAGCTTTTATTCTGTAAGAAGAGATGAGAGTGAAGAAGAGCTTGATCTTCAGGGAGATGAATCTTTTTCTGAATTAGATGGAATTCTTTGTTTCGGAAAGATAAGCCAGCCGTCGATAATTGATGAGTTTTTACAGGGGGAAGAACTCTCTCCTGAAGAAAGAGTTTTTATGCACGAAAGAGAAGCTCTCTTTGATTCTATATTTAGGAGACTACTTACGCCTCGTGAAGAAAAAATAATTCAACTTTTCTATTTTGAAGATAAATCATATTCAGAAATAAGCGCTATTTGTTTGTCTTCCGAAGATAAGGTTAGAGGGAGAAAACAGGCAGCTATACGAAAACTTCGAGTTCATAATTTGTACTTCCGAGAATTTAAAAGTAAATAAATTAACGATAGTAATTAACCCCGATTATCCCAATCGGGGTTAATTTGAAAAATATGGACGAGAAAAATGATTTTAAAAAAACAGGGGAAACCACTTTTATAAGAAGAAGAGAATCACAGAATCATTCATAAAACAACCTGAAATTTAGCTTTTTTCATTCGATATTAAAACAGCATAAATGATTAACAGTAAAATAATATCTTTTAATATTGATACCGCTGTCAATAAACCTTACAGCATAAAGCAATTACTAGATAGAATTCAACAAGAAGAAGCAACTGACATTGATATTATCATGATGTTGCACGAGTTTGGAATGCCTATTGTCACCACTCGATTAAAAGCCATTATGAGAACAGAACCTTTTATTGAGTTTCTTAGAAATCTGGCAATAGAGGAAGAGATGAAAACAATAAATGACCTAACAGCCAAGGCGATATTAGTTTATGAAAACTCAATAGCTGCGGGTAAGATTACTTCAGCATTAACAAATTTTTTACATGAAAATCCATCTGCTGAATCAATTATTATTAATATATGTTTAGATAGATCTGAATGGTGGGATACGAAAAGAGATCCAGATTTTAACACGTTTGGTTTTATAACTGAAGCCAGTTTTTTGTATGGCCTTTTAACTGACAACGATCAAAAATGGCGTTTTATAATATTCATGATAGCTATCCAGTATCTTTACTCTCACCATGACACTAGAATTTGGGAACAAAACCTGAAAATCGATTTTTTCAATATAACAAGAAAAGCATTTCCTCATAGGGATGAAATATATCGTAAGCTTAGGTTCAGACATTATCCCCGTGACTATGCTAAATATACATCAACCGCCGAAATCATGGAAAAACTTATCTCCCTGATAAATAAATCGGAGCCTACTACTTCAGCTTCTTTGTAGACTTCTACAGCCAAGTTATTAGATGTTTAACATCATTTAACCCCGATTATTCATACATCGAGTAATGTTTGACAATTTGTTAGTTATTGATTCTGGCGTGAACCCCGATTATCCCAATCGGGGTGAATAATCGGGGTTAATTTTAGATTACTGAAGGAGTTTTTAACACAAATCCGCAGGGCTTACAATATATCCTGCTACAGCAGAGGCTGCCGCCACTGCAACATTTGAAAGATAAACTTCCGACTTTGGATGACCCATTCTTCCTACAAAGTTTCGATTTGTAGTAGCAATTGATCTTTCATCTTCCGCCAATATTCCCATATGCCCGCCAAGGCACGGTCCGCAGGTTGGAGTTGAGACTGCCGCTTCCGCTTTCATAAATATGTCGATTAAGCCTTCTTTCATGGCTTGACTGTAAATTGCTTGTGTCGCAGGAATAATTATTAGCCTTACATTCTTATTTCTCTTTTTCCCTTTTAGTATTTTTGCTGCAATTCGTAAATCTTCAATACGACCGTTTGTGCATGAACCGATTACAGACTGGTCGATTTTTATGTTCTTACATTTACTCACAGGCTTTGTGTTGCTTGGCAAATGAGGGAAGGCGACTTGTGGCTCGATTGTTGAGACATCCCAGTTGTATGTGTGTTTATAGACTGCATCGGGATCGGACTGGAGATTAGACCACAGATCACTGACCACAGACCATGAACCTAATTTCATTTTTGTCTTTAGATACTCATAAGTCTTTTGGTCAGGAGCAAAAATTCCATTCTTTCCACCTGCCTCAATCGCCATATTGGCCATTGTCAAACGGCCTTCAATAGAAAGCTTTTCAATCGCGGGACCTGTAAACTCCATAGACATATACCGTGCGCCGTCTACACCTATTTGCCCTATTGTGTAAAGGATCAAATCTTTTGCTTCGACCCATTTTTTAAGCTTGCCTTTAAAGATGAATTTTAACTGCTCTGGAACTTTAAACCAAACTTCGCCAGTTGCCATTGCAGCCGCCATGTCTGTTGATCCAACTCCTGTTGAGAATGCTCCAAGAGCTCCGTATGTACAGGTGTGAGAATCAGCGCCTATAATTAAATCTCCCGGAATTATTGCTCCCATTTCTGGAAGCAGAGCATGTTCAACACCCATGCAGCCAATCTCAAAAAAATTGACTATCCCATATTTTTTGGCAAATTCACGCATCATCTTAACCTGTTCCGCAGATTTTATATCTTTGGCAGGGGTAAAATGATCGGGCACAAGATAGATTTTCTTTTTGTTGAAAACTTTTGCAACTCCAATTTTTGCGAATTCTTTTATGGCGGGTGGGGATGTAATATCATTCCCAAGTACAAGATCAACTTTGCAGTTGATAAGTTGTCCGGGTTCGACTTCTTTCAACCCCGCATGTTTAGCTAATATTTTTTGTGACATTGTTTGTTGCATGTCTTAACTATACCAAAAATCGCCTGAAATTTCAAAGAAATCTAAACGAGAGTGTAAACGAGAACCAAATATATTTTATTTAAAAAAAGGAGGGAAAGGATTGGGAGAGAGTCTATTGCTTAAAGGAGGAAAATATTATGGGAGTTAGAGCCGCGAGAGTAATAAGTAGCCTTGGTGGGAGTCGGGAGATGTTAGCATCCATGGTTTTTCATCGTGCAAAAAGTTTAGTTGGGAGCAGAATTTCTCAAATGGAAAAATTGAAAGAACCCTATAACCCCAGTGAGCTAAGAGGAAATGTTTTAAATGGATTGGGGATAGAAAATGTCGAAGATGTTTCAAAAGGAATCGAAGGAAATAGAGTCCCTGATGAAGTATACCTTAGGGTGAGAGATGAAGAGCAAGGAAATACAGAAGATGTTGATATTATAAGGCAAATAGCTATGAGATTTTTGGGTTCTACCAAAGTTCCAATGATGCTTGGAGATTCTCTTACTACTAGAGAAGGAAATTGGTTTGATAAGCGAACCAAGCTTTCGTGGGAGCAGGGAACAGAAAAATTACTTTATTATCCTGACTTTTCTAGAAGGTTGTTAGGTAAAATATATGGTGAATGGATAGCATTATTAGGAATAATTCCCCCTTCCAATGATGTTGAATCTCTCATGATAAACAAAAATATTGATTGGCTTACCATGCTATATTTTAGTGAGAGATTAGAAAGAAGACAAGATAGGCCTAGTGGTGCAAAATATCCTAACCCTGGGAGTATGCAAGTATCTTTAAGCTTTTTGATATGCAAGCCAGGAGAGTCGCCAGAACTAAATAGTAGGCAAATATTAGCATCTGGTAAAGTGGCGTTTTAAACAAAAATTATGCAAATAAGTTGTGAGGTATGAGTTGTGCATTATATGGCTCAACCTCACAACTGCGGCTTAACCAACTATTCTAGGATTTAGCCTCCAAAAAGTCATAGTCTGATGAAGAAGAAAAGTTTCCTCT of the candidate division WOR-1 bacterium RIFOXYB2_FULL_36_35 genome contains:
- a CDS encoding 3-isopropylmalate dehydratase small subunit, which gives rise to MQGKAWKFKDNIDTDLIIPARYLNTSDPAELAKHCMEDADPTWINKMQKGDFIVGGENFGCGSSREHAPIAIKESGVSAVIAKSFARIFYRNAINIGLPILESPEAVDGINEGDEIEVELAKGNITNKTTGKIYKAQAFPEFMQKLIDAGGLIEYIKRKR
- a CDS encoding 3-isopropylmalate dehydratase large subunit, translating into MQQTMSQKILAKHAGLKEVEPGQLINCKVDLVLGNDITSPPAIKEFAKIGVAKVFNKKKIYLVPDHFTPAKDIKSAEQVKMMREFAKKYGIVNFFEIGCMGVEHALLPEMGAIIPGDLIIGADSHTCTYGALGAFSTGVGSTDMAAAMATGEVWFKVPEQLKFIFKGKLKKWVEAKDLILYTIGQIGVDGARYMSMEFTGPAIEKLSIEGRLTMANMAIEAGGKNGIFAPDQKTYEYLKTKMKLGSWSVVSDLWSNLQSDPDAVYKHTYNWDVSTIEPQVAFPHLPSNTKPVSKCKNIKIDQSVIGSCTNGRIEDLRIAAKILKGKKRNKNVRLIIIPATQAIYSQAMKEGLIDIFMKAEAAVSTPTCGPCLGGHMGILAEDERSIATTNRNFVGRMGHPKSEVYLSNVAVAAASAVAGYIVSPADLC